In Ruegeria sp. YS9, the genomic window GTAAGGAATCGTACCTGAACGGAACAACCGGAAGCTTTCCTCTCATGGCTTTTGAGACGATCATCGTCGAAATCGAAGACCACGTCGCACTTATCAAACTCAACCGACCGGATGCGTTGAACGCGTTGAACACCCAGTTGCTGGGTGAGCTCTGCACCGCGCTGGAAGATGCGGACAGCAATGACAAAGTGCGCTGCATCGTGATCACCGGATCGGACAAGGCCTTTGCCGCCGGCGCGGACATCAAGGAAATGTCCGAGATGAGTTTTGTCGACGTCTACAACATCAACCTTTTTGCCGACGCGAATGATCGTGTGACCGCGATTCGCAAGCCGATCATTGCGGCCGTGGCAGGCTATGCGCTGGGCGGTGGATGTGAACTTGCCATGCTGTGCGATTTCATCATCGCGGCGGACACCGCAAAATTCGGCCAGCCCGAGATCAATCTGGGCGTCATTGCCGGATTGGGTGGAAGTCAGCGTCTGACACGGTTTGTGGGTAAATCCAAA contains:
- a CDS encoding enoyl-CoA hydratase, whose amino-acid sequence is MAFETIIVEIEDHVALIKLNRPDALNALNTQLLGELCTALEDADSNDKVRCIVITGSDKAFAAGADIKEMSEMSFVDVYNINLFADANDRVTAIRKPIIAAVAGYALGGGCELAMLCDFIIAADTAKFGQPEINLGVIAGLGGSQRLTRFVGKSKSMDMNLTGRFMDADEAERAGLVSRVVPAKKLIEEAVSAAQKIAEKSQLTAMAAKEAVNRSYELPLSEGMLFERRVFHSMFATEDQKEGMAAFLEKRTAQFRDK